One genomic region from Haloarcula taiwanensis encodes:
- a CDS encoding type IV pilin produces MKRDTDAQSHVVGVVLLLGLTVVALGGLTAVVGTVVDGHTATANEARVANMFETSFRPVEQTGHQTARVRFTEGRLTTVERELRVRNDSGVQRTVPVDAVIYDSGDDRVRFLAGSVVRGTAGNAWLETDPPVTATRDDTAVIVGAPIVNASGGTVSGTGGVSAGIRQNVSHEREQLPPDNYSVAIETATPRPFTDYFQRVGATTRVRDIDGDGVQSVVATFPGRRTLYLVRHDMRTEVSHG; encoded by the coding sequence TTGAAGCGCGATACCGACGCCCAGTCACACGTTGTCGGCGTGGTGTTGCTGCTGGGGCTGACCGTCGTCGCGCTCGGTGGGCTGACGGCCGTCGTCGGGACTGTCGTCGACGGCCACACCGCAACCGCCAACGAGGCCCGCGTCGCTAACATGTTCGAAACGTCGTTCCGACCAGTGGAGCAGACGGGCCACCAGACGGCCCGTGTTCGGTTTACTGAAGGGCGGCTGACTACAGTCGAACGAGAGCTCCGAGTCCGCAACGACTCCGGCGTCCAGCGAACGGTCCCCGTCGACGCAGTGATCTACGATTCCGGCGACGACCGTGTCCGTTTTCTCGCCGGGAGTGTTGTTCGCGGGACCGCGGGGAACGCGTGGCTCGAAACGGACCCGCCGGTGACGGCGACGCGGGACGACACAGCGGTCATCGTCGGCGCACCGATTGTCAACGCCAGCGGTGGCACGGTGTCTGGCACCGGCGGTGTGTCCGCTGGTATCCGCCAGAACGTCAGCCACGAACGCGAACAACTCCCGCCTGACAACTACAGCGTGGCTATCGAGACGGCGACTCCACGGCCGTTCACCGACTACTTCCAGCGTGTCGGTGCAACCACGCGAGTCAGGGACATCGACGGCGATGGCGTCCAGAGCGTCGTAGCGACGTTCCCAGGCCGCCGGACGCTGTATCTTGTCCGTCACGATATGCGGACGGAGGTGAGCCATGGATAA